A genomic stretch from Glaciecola nitratireducens FR1064 includes:
- a CDS encoding DUF3450 domain-containing protein, whose product MSKRTQIASCVLGALALGNASIVSADQLQDLQNEEAKIHKAAAQSQEKINNLFEQSQEMLAEYRNVIDSTESLKVYNDYLANLVADQQRGIDSLQRQIDSIDETRQNIVPLMFNMIDSLEEFIKLDIPINIEERTARVQRLRDVMSNSSVTVAERFRVVLEAYQTENEYGSKIETYAGTIEDSGQQVSVDFFNLGRTALLALSKDQKSAWAWDNDSRSYQKLGDEYLNSIIQAVRMAQGLVPEDLIKLPIKAAE is encoded by the coding sequence ATGAGCAAGAGAACTCAAATAGCGTCATGCGTTCTGGGTGCATTAGCACTAGGGAATGCTTCGATCGTCTCTGCAGATCAGCTTCAGGATTTACAAAACGAAGAAGCTAAGATCCATAAAGCAGCAGCGCAATCTCAAGAGAAAATTAATAACCTTTTCGAGCAATCACAAGAAATGCTGGCGGAATACAGAAACGTCATTGATTCAACTGAAAGCTTGAAGGTATATAATGATTACTTGGCCAATCTAGTCGCAGATCAGCAGCGTGGCATCGACTCACTGCAACGACAGATTGATTCAATTGATGAAACGAGACAAAACATCGTTCCGTTAATGTTTAACATGATCGATAGTCTTGAAGAGTTTATCAAACTAGATATTCCAATTAATATCGAAGAGCGTACTGCTCGTGTACAAAGACTGCGCGACGTTATGTCTAATTCCAGCGTTACGGTTGCAGAACGTTTCCGCGTAGTGCTTGAAGCGTACCAGACAGAAAACGAATACGGTTCTAAAATTGAGACTTACGCTGGTACTATCGAAGATAGCGGACAGCAGGTATCTGTTGATTTCTTCAACTTAGGTCGTACTGCTTTGTTAGCATTGTCAAAAGATCAGAAGAGTGCTTGGGCTTGGGATAACGATTCCCGCAGTTACCAGAAGCTAGGTGATGAGTATCTTAATTCTATCATTCAGGCTGTGCGAATGGCACAGGGCCTAGTTCCTGAAGATCTTATCAAATTACCAATTAAAGCTGCGGAGTAA
- a CDS encoding tetratricopeptide repeat-containing sulfotransferase family protein has product MANIFESALQQAKAGHLHKAWNILVLNTASLDSRELHLMLDIALLSKQKSWQEESLQLLIDKQPLNYQWTNQLALLYFQAQQFTLAVGVIKSYLGKAPKNASAWFNLAYMSKFTGDHNASIKAYEKALMLNIEGPEEVHCNIGNIYSQELLDAEKAKYHYTKALELNTSYVQAKFNLAGLLEREGKLAEAGEAFVACAAYHDYKLKGLTRALELIEKDQGKRQIAKELECFLSVQSSADISIDTVDALFSLGRFYESAGLYNDSWSCYEKANKLDAEWRTSASVKESLDQCELIKDSFDFSAEVPSNDTELVFICGLFRSGSTLLESMLATHPNLISGGEIDVFRKQLLADSNTFSAPLLLKNKLALDTITKYLTRISEQTNSAVDNSKLRILDKQPENFLLLGYIKKLFPKAKFVWTCREKTNSVFSIYTQHFGLYQPYSCNLSDICTFYQQHLDLLAFWQQFYADDIKVVKYEDLVSHPSDVMSEIQQFLGVSADSNFDKFYKSKQLVSTASMAQVRKPLHKNAINRVQPYLKWMNL; this is encoded by the coding sequence TTGGCAAACATATTTGAAAGCGCGCTACAGCAAGCTAAAGCGGGTCATTTACACAAAGCATGGAATATTTTAGTATTAAATACAGCTTCTCTCGATTCAAGAGAGCTGCATTTAATGCTTGATATAGCATTGCTTTCAAAGCAAAAATCATGGCAAGAAGAGAGCCTACAGCTTCTTATCGATAAACAGCCGCTCAACTATCAGTGGACCAATCAACTTGCTCTTCTCTATTTCCAGGCTCAACAGTTCACTCTGGCTGTTGGAGTCATTAAATCCTATCTTGGGAAAGCCCCTAAAAACGCGTCTGCTTGGTTTAATTTAGCTTACATGTCCAAATTCACAGGCGATCATAACGCATCAATAAAGGCCTATGAGAAGGCTTTGATGCTCAACATAGAAGGCCCAGAAGAAGTACATTGCAATATTGGTAATATTTACTCACAAGAGTTATTGGATGCAGAAAAAGCCAAATACCATTATACAAAAGCTCTTGAGCTCAATACCTCTTACGTGCAGGCTAAATTTAATTTAGCAGGACTATTAGAAAGAGAAGGAAAGTTGGCTGAGGCAGGGGAGGCTTTTGTAGCTTGTGCAGCCTATCACGATTACAAGTTAAAGGGCTTAACGAGAGCGCTTGAATTGATCGAAAAAGATCAGGGTAAACGTCAAATCGCTAAGGAACTAGAATGTTTCTTGTCGGTACAGTCTTCAGCTGATATTTCCATCGACACTGTTGATGCTCTTTTCAGTTTAGGCCGGTTTTATGAGTCAGCGGGCTTATACAATGACTCTTGGAGTTGCTATGAGAAAGCCAATAAGCTTGACGCTGAATGGCGTACATCAGCGTCTGTGAAAGAGAGTCTTGACCAGTGTGAACTGATTAAAGATAGTTTTGATTTCAGTGCTGAGGTGCCAAGCAATGATACAGAACTTGTGTTTATATGCGGTTTATTTCGGTCGGGGAGCACCTTGCTGGAGAGTATGCTTGCGACTCATCCAAACTTAATTTCTGGTGGCGAGATTGATGTTTTTCGTAAGCAGCTACTTGCTGATTCAAATACTTTTTCGGCACCGCTGTTGCTCAAAAACAAGTTAGCGCTAGACACTATTACGAAATACCTAACGCGGATTAGTGAGCAGACAAACTCAGCAGTAGATAACAGCAAGCTGAGGATTTTAGACAAACAGCCTGAAAACTTTTTGCTTCTGGGGTACATAAAGAAACTATTTCCTAAAGCAAAGTTCGTTTGGACTTGCCGAGAGAAAACCAATAGCGTTTTCTCTATTTACACTCAGCATTTTGGGCTTTACCAGCCATATTCGTGTAATTTATCTGATATTTGTACTTTTTATCAACAGCATCTTGACCTTCTTGCTTTTTGGCAACAATTTTATGCAGATGATATAAAGGTTGTGAAGTATGAAGATTTAGTTAGTCACCCCAGTGACGTTATGAGCGAAATTCAGCAGTTTTTGGGTGTTAGCGCCGATAGTAACTTCGATAAATTTTATAAATCTAAGCAACTTGTTAGCACTGCATCAATGGCACAAGTAAGAAAACCATTGCACAAAAATGCGATAAATAGAGTTCAACCATACCTGAAATGGATGAATCTTTAA
- a CDS encoding TonB-dependent receptor domain-containing protein, which translates to MFTNSKLAKSVKLACLFSAASLVGVAGNAAAQEESAEVVEKIQVTGSRFQRTDMETASPVQITSDVEIKLSGFTRIEDLLNSLPQIEAGQTSFLSNGASGTASLDLRGLGASRTLVLVNGRRLQPGGVYSQSPDINQIPAALVKRVEVLTGGGSTVYGADAVAGVVNFVMDTEFEGLQMTVGTGAYQHNNDNDYIQGLMDARGFEYPEGNSGLDGSSFNFDVTIGGAFDGGKGHAVAYATYRKDNELRQEARDYSSCALSTAGNSCGGSGNAIIPNFYMGTIADDGSYDFNNFNDYWTLNSTGFEIPSSGNIYNFAPVNHFLRPDERFSVGAFVNYEINEHFNPYLETSVMRDVTKAQIAESGTFFNEAYEIAYDSPLLSDTQRSQLTSELGVVSGENFVTYIGKRNVEGGPRASNLEHNQIRIVLGTKGEINDNWYYDTSFQFGTSASSAAYINDFFGPRITTAVDSEACAADSACIPYEVFTLNGVTPESAGALTGVGILNGETRQTVLTGYVTGDLDFTLPSADAPLAIVLGAEYRKEEFERLSDEVFEKGLLLGQGGPTASIAGSYSVKEIFSELSVPILENLTVEAGLRYSDYSTSGGETTYKIAADYDVVENYKLRASYNRAVRAPNVAELFSPQSLGLWSGVDPCSGSSPQLSAAQCANTGVTAAQYGNIAASPAAQYNAVFGGNPDLQVEVADTYTLGLVGQPTDDLNFSIDYWNIEMEDVIGAVGAELTVNQCATTGAASYCDNVNRNAQGSLWVGQSGFVQATSINLAGRQWEGIDLSVNHSYEIGDGKITTKLIGSYMMTKEYDAIPGDETAKYDCAGNVSTDCFAQPDWRHTATVTYSSDSFWSVSAKWRYFGGVDYVGSADRILLKDDGIGSQSYLDLKGSFEINDYTGVLVGVNNVLDKEPPLVGGALSSNANTVAGFYDTLGRYLHASVTFKF; encoded by the coding sequence ATGTTTACAAATTCAAAGTTAGCAAAGTCAGTAAAATTGGCTTGTCTATTCAGTGCAGCTTCTTTAGTTGGTGTAGCAGGTAATGCTGCGGCTCAGGAAGAAAGCGCTGAAGTAGTCGAAAAAATTCAGGTAACGGGTTCAAGATTCCAAAGAACCGATATGGAAACTGCAAGCCCAGTTCAAATCACTTCTGACGTAGAAATCAAACTTTCTGGTTTCACACGTATTGAAGATTTGTTGAACAGCTTGCCACAAATTGAAGCGGGTCAAACGAGCTTTCTATCAAACGGCGCTTCTGGTACAGCCAGCCTTGATTTGCGCGGTTTAGGTGCTTCGAGAACACTAGTGCTAGTTAACGGTCGTCGTTTACAGCCAGGTGGTGTTTATTCACAATCGCCTGATATTAACCAAATTCCAGCGGCACTAGTTAAACGCGTTGAAGTGTTAACTGGTGGTGGTTCAACTGTCTACGGCGCTGATGCAGTAGCGGGTGTTGTTAACTTCGTTATGGATACCGAGTTTGAAGGTCTTCAGATGACGGTTGGTACTGGTGCTTACCAGCATAACAATGACAACGATTACATCCAAGGCTTGATGGATGCAAGAGGCTTTGAATATCCTGAAGGTAACAGCGGTCTTGACGGTTCTTCATTCAACTTTGACGTAACTATCGGCGGTGCATTCGACGGCGGTAAAGGTCATGCGGTTGCCTATGCAACGTATAGAAAAGATAATGAATTAAGACAAGAAGCGCGCGACTATTCTTCTTGTGCACTTAGCACTGCGGGTAATAGCTGTGGTGGTTCTGGTAACGCAATCATACCTAACTTCTATATGGGTACAATTGCTGATGACGGTTCTTATGACTTCAATAACTTCAATGATTATTGGACATTGAACTCAACTGGTTTCGAAATTCCTTCATCAGGTAACATCTATAACTTTGCTCCAGTTAACCATTTCTTGCGTCCAGATGAGCGTTTCAGCGTTGGTGCTTTCGTAAACTACGAAATCAACGAGCACTTTAACCCTTACCTAGAAACATCGGTAATGCGTGACGTAACTAAAGCGCAAATCGCTGAGTCAGGTACGTTCTTTAACGAAGCTTACGAAATCGCTTACGATAGCCCATTACTTAGCGACACTCAGAGAAGCCAGCTTACTAGCGAGCTAGGTGTAGTATCTGGTGAAAATTTCGTAACCTACATCGGTAAACGTAACGTTGAAGGTGGCCCGCGTGCTTCGAACTTAGAGCATAACCAAATAAGAATCGTTTTAGGTACTAAAGGTGAGATTAACGATAACTGGTATTACGATACGTCGTTCCAGTTCGGTACATCTGCATCTTCTGCTGCGTACATCAATGACTTCTTTGGCCCGCGTATTACTACTGCTGTAGATTCAGAAGCCTGTGCTGCTGATAGTGCTTGTATCCCATATGAAGTGTTTACACTTAACGGTGTAACACCAGAGTCTGCTGGCGCACTAACAGGTGTTGGTATTCTTAATGGTGAAACAAGACAGACTGTGTTGACTGGTTATGTAACGGGTGATCTAGACTTCACTTTGCCTTCAGCTGATGCTCCTCTTGCGATTGTATTAGGTGCAGAGTACAGAAAAGAAGAATTTGAAAGATTGTCTGATGAAGTATTCGAAAAAGGTTTGTTGTTAGGTCAAGGTGGTCCAACAGCTTCAATCGCTGGTTCGTACAGCGTAAAAGAAATCTTCTCTGAATTAAGTGTTCCTATTTTGGAAAACTTAACAGTTGAAGCTGGCCTAAGATATTCTGATTACAGTACTTCAGGCGGCGAAACTACGTATAAAATTGCTGCTGATTACGATGTTGTTGAAAACTACAAGCTTCGTGCATCATACAACCGCGCTGTAAGAGCGCCAAATGTTGCTGAATTGTTTTCTCCACAATCATTAGGCTTATGGTCTGGTGTAGATCCATGTTCAGGTTCTAGCCCACAGCTATCTGCTGCTCAGTGTGCTAACACTGGTGTAACTGCTGCACAGTACGGCAATATCGCTGCTAGCCCTGCTGCACAATATAATGCTGTTTTTGGTGGTAACCCAGACCTACAAGTAGAAGTAGCTGATACTTATACTTTAGGTTTAGTTGGTCAACCTACTGACGATCTTAACTTCTCAATCGACTACTGGAACATTGAGATGGAAGACGTAATCGGTGCAGTTGGTGCTGAACTAACTGTTAATCAGTGTGCTACAACTGGTGCTGCTTCATACTGTGACAACGTAAACCGTAATGCTCAAGGTAGCTTATGGGTTGGTCAATCTGGTTTCGTTCAAGCAACGTCTATCAACCTTGCGGGTCGTCAATGGGAAGGTATTGACTTAAGTGTTAACCATAGCTACGAAATTGGCGATGGTAAAATTACTACGAAGTTAATCGGTTCTTACATGATGACTAAAGAGTATGATGCAATCCCAGGTGATGAAACTGCTAAGTATGATTGTGCTGGCAACGTAAGCACTGACTGTTTTGCACAGCCAGATTGGAGACATACAGCGACAGTTACTTACTCGTCTGACAGCTTCTGGTCAGTATCGGCTAAATGGCGTTACTTTGGTGGCGTAGATTATGTTGGTTCTGCTGACAGAATCTTGCTTAAAGATGACGGTATTGGTTCACAGAGCTACTTGGATCTTAAAGGTAGCTTCGAAATCAATGACTACACTGGTGTATTAGTTGGTGTTAACAACGTACTAGACAAAGAGCCACCACTAGTTGGCGGTGCATTGTCTTCAAATGCTAACACTGTTGCTGGTTTCTACGACACATTAGGTCGTTACCTGCATGCAAGCGTAACATTCAAGTTCTAA